Sequence from the Paenibacillus tundrae genome:
GAAAAAATCAACAATCTGTGGAAGCCGAGGATGTCTCAGTGACGTTAACAACGCCGCTTCAGCCTCCATACTTCCTTCATAAGAGACGGTTGTTATGCTCTCTTTGATCGCCCAGAACTTACCTGGCAACTTCAAGTCTTCAGCCTTATATACATGACTCATCCCGCCTATACCCAAAACAGATACGATTCGGTATCTTCCGCCCAGCAGGCTGCCATGCTCCAGTCTGGCCGGATGTCTCATATGCCACACTCCTCTCTGACACAACAAAAAAGGGAAAGCTTCACCGAAGCTATGAACCAAAATCATTGGTTCATTCACTCCGGGATGCTTTCCCTTCAATTCGTTATGGTTAATATTGGTATCATTATAGTACATGCAATAATAGATTGTAAAGCAATAAATTTCAATTCACTCTATAACGTTCGCGTTAATACTTAATCATGTAAAGTGTAATCTCTTCCCGATTGTGGAACAACTGTTTAGAGCGTTGAATCTGCATACGTGAGCGCTCAAACGTATCAATAACTTCCTTAATCAGAGCAAGTGGCTTCTTATGCAGCAACTTCACTGTAACAACAGCGGTTCCGCCTGATTGTAGACTATATAGAAGGTCGGATACAAGGCGGCTCATCAACTTAGGACTCCAACTCATATCACATACAAGCAGGTCAAATTCTCCGTCATGAAAACGAACATCCCCTGCATTCTTCTTCAAAAATGTCAATCGAGGTGACTGCAGCAGGGTTGCATCCATTTTGGCAGGGTCAACAGCTGTTACTTCTAACCCACGTTCCAGCAAGAAAGACGTCCAACCACCGGGTGCAGCTCCAATATCTAACGCTTTGCGGAACGATGTAAAGTCGATTCCAAACGTCTGCTCTGCTTCAAGTAGCTTGAACTTCGCACGAGAAATCTGTCCCTCTTCCTTCTGGAAGCGGATCGCTCCGCCACTCCAATCAGAGAGGTTCTGTTCAGGCTTCGAAATCCCAGCATATAACGTATCATTTGAGACAAATACCGAAATAACAAAATCAGCATCGCGGATAACCCATTCACAATTGAGTTCGTGCAACTTATCCGTTAACATTTGCTTCAACGAAGCAGCATTTTCCTCCCAGAAAGCTGACTCTGTTTTGCGAACCTGCAATACAACACGCTCTCCCGTCAATTCAGATCGATTCAGAACAAAAGCAACAAACTTATCCAACGCTTCCTCTGTATTCTCTGTACTTTCTTGGAATTGAACAGGTTGAATATGCCGCAAAAACGTAGGAGACTCATCTAAGAGCTTCTTCGATACTTCTTCTTCAGCGACAGGTAGACCCGCAAGCAAAATTTCACCTGGTACGACGACTGTGCTCTTAACTGCACCAAAAGCACGGCGCAGCTCCTCCTGAGCATATGGAGCAAATCCATGATTGGCAGTGCATATAAATCGGGAAAAGTTTCCTTCTCCCCAAGACGACTGTGTACTCAAATTGTGTTACCCTCCAGAACGTACGCGTATCCAAGGACGTCCATCATCCCACTGGATCTCGACCGGAATATCGTACGTAAGCTTAATTGTTTCTTCAGTTAATACATCGTGTTTAGGTCCTGCTGCAGCAACACGACCATCACGAATCAACGCCACATGTGTAAACAAGGGTACGATTTCTTCGACATGATGGGTTACATACACGACCGTTATATTACGCTTGCGTAGACGATCAATCTCAGCCAGCATTTTTTCTCGTTCGTAGAGATCCAAGCCTGCACAAGGCTCGTCCATAATTAGTAATTTGGGATCTGCCATTAAGGATCGCGCTAGCATGACTTTTTTCCGTTCTCCCTGTGAGAGTGTTCCAAGTGCATGATTGGCTAGTTTGGCAAATCCCATCTCATCAAGAAGTTTCAACGCTTTCTCTTTAACTTCGTCTGGAATGGTCTGATAAAAGCGTAAGAATGCATACGCACCTGTAGCCACGACTTCCCATACTGGATCTCGCGGCGTGAGCTTTTCAATCAAGGTTTGACTGATATAACCTATTTCCTTACGCACTTCTCTAACATCACATTGTCCGTATAAATTACCAAGCACTTCTATTCGTCCATGGCTAGGGAACATATATCCATTCATCATTTCAAGTAGTGTTGTCTTTCCAGAGCCGTTTCGCCCTAGAATGACCCAATGCTCACCTTCATGGATGTCTAGATCTACGTTATCAAGAATCTGAAGATCTTCACGTTTAAGTGAGACCTGCTCCATCTTAATTATACTCATTTTAGCACCGCCTTCCGAATCTCATTCAGCAAATGCTCTACTGAACTCATTCGATAGACCATCTTGGGCACATCCTGCTCTCCATCGAATATCATTACCGCAGGAACACTCGAAATCTGAAATTGTTGTACAAGTTCAGGAATGTCATGAATGTTCATTTCAAACAGAATATTAGCCGGTAGCAGATGCTCAGCAATCTCCAGCATACGACGCGCAGCAGCGCAGGTACCGCATAGAGGCGTATATATGAATACAGCCTGCGGCACACCTTCCCATACACTGCGCATTAACATTTTGGATGTAATTGGCTTCATACGACATTGTCCTCAGCAGCCACTCGAAGCATAACTTCTCCTGTCATTGGACCATTATGAATAGTTACAGCGTCCGGCTTATTGCTATACAACATTTCATACATCTGTCGTTTGCCATACATGCTCGATGTATGCAAATAGATCTCACGTGGATACAGCCCTTCTCTCACAATAGAAGCCGCCACTTCACCGCCGTTCGGCGAATCTGGCCCCAGCTCATAATCGAGAGATAGTATATCCACATCGCCCTCACGAAGAAGCATCAGACACTCTTCAGCATTTGTAGCTAATACAAACCCTTTCGGACAGGCTCTGTAATCATCCAAAAATACATGCATACAATCGCTCCTCTCCCCTGATTATAACCAGGAACGCATGAGCGAAAGATCATCACGGTGCGTTCCATCTTCGCCTGATTCCGTCTCGAGCACGACTACGGTTTGTTGAAATTCAGACGAGCTGAGCAGCTCCTGCATCCCTTGTCGACCTATATATCCTTGCCCTATTCTGGCATGTCTATCTTTACAAGATGCAGACGCATACTTCGAATCATTAAAATGTACTGCCGCAAGCCATTCCCAGTATCCGAGCTGTCTGCCTTTCTCCAGCATCGCACCTTCGTTTCCTCGATCCCACATGCCTGAAGCAAAAGCATGGCAGGTGTCAAAGCAAAAAGCAATATGTTCAGGAAACTGGCTAAGCTTACGAATTTGCACTAATTCCTCCATCGTGGTTCCCATGGGGCCATGATCGCCCGCTTGATTCTCAAGCAGTATTTTAGCCTGTCCCGTCCAACTTTGCAGAACTGTATCCAGGCATTGAATGAGATTTTGATAACCCTCAAGTGGGTTATTACTCTTCATGTGACCAAAATGAACGACCGTTCCAACTGATCCGCAAGCCTCGGCAATTTCCAAATCATTGCGGATCGATGAAACTATAGCATGAAACGCCGCCTCTCCACGGGTCATGCCTATTGCTGGATTCGTAGGATAAGGTGAATGCCCTATGGATGCTATCCCATGCTGCTCACACCATTCCCTGCACTGTTTCGCATCACTCTGGTCGAAATCCTTCAGTACAAGACTTCGAGGGTTTTTCGGAAAATATTGAAAAGCTGTCGCTCCAATTCCATGCGCCCTCTTGGCTGCTTGAAGAAAACCTCCCCGCGTGCTCACATGTGCACCGATTCCTTGTTTAGGCCTCATTCTGGCAATTCGGACAGAAAAATGCCTTCTTGCCCGTAATCTCTACTCGCTCAATTGTTCCCCCACAGCGCGGACAAGCTTCCCCTTCACGATCATATACCCGGCACTGTTCGTCATAACTACCTGTCTTCGTATCTCCGTTCATTAAGGGCATTTCCATATAACCACCCTCCGAAGCAGCTTCTCTTAGCACGGATTGCATCGCGCGATACAAACGCTCCATTAGTTCAGGCGAAGAAGCAATATTTTGCGTTTTGGAGCTTGGTCTGAGCCCAGCTGCAAATGCAATTTCATCAGAGTAACAATTACCGATGCCTGCGATAATATGCTGATTAACGAGGGTAGTTTTGAGTGTACCCCTTCTTCCTTTCAGCAAATTCGCAAAACGCTCTACGTTCATACGACGATCCAGTGGCTCTGGGCCAAGATCCGACATCGCTTCTTCTGTTTCTTTCGAAGTAAGCAGGTGCAGATAACCCAAACGAAGGCCGATAAAGAACAATGTATATTCTCCGAATTGAATCTCGACTTGTGTGGAGCGATCTGGACGCTCTGCTTCCGTGCCCCAGTAAATCATTCCGCCTAACATGAGATGAAGAACAAGCCGTTTCCCATTAGCTAAATGGAAAATAAGATGCTTCGCTCTACGCTCGACAAAAATAACTCGATTTCCTACAAGCTCTTGTGAGAAAGCCTGAACTTCTTTATTAATGGATTTATCCCGATTAACAATCACACCTGTGATCGGTAAATCCAATATTTTTTCAGATAGTAATACTCTGTAATTTTCCATTTCCGGCAGTTCTGGCATGATAACATCTACCCCTTCTTGGATGCTTGGCCTGTCGTCTGCGACAGCCACTCAATCAGTTTATGCAAATCTTCAAACACATGATCAGGACGCGCCTTCGCCGCTTGAATATGTCCATCCATATTATCACGTGTTGTAACACCAGTGAGTACCAGCAACGTTTCACACCCCGCTGCCACCCCTGCTGC
This genomic interval carries:
- a CDS encoding cyclic-phosphate processing receiver domain-containing protein; protein product: MHVFLDDYRACPKGFVLATNAEECLMLLREGDVDILSLDYELGPDSPNGGEVAASIVREGLYPREIYLHTSSMYGKRQMYEMLYSNKPDAVTIHNGPMTGEVMLRVAAEDNVV
- a CDS encoding SAM-dependent methyltransferase, with product MSTQSSWGEGNFSRFICTANHGFAPYAQEELRRAFGAVKSTVVVPGEILLAGLPVAEEEVSKKLLDESPTFLRHIQPVQFQESTENTEEALDKFVAFVLNRSELTGERVVLQVRKTESAFWEENAASLKQMLTDKLHELNCEWVIRDADFVISVFVSNDTLYAGISKPEQNLSDWSGGAIRFQKEEGQISRAKFKLLEAEQTFGIDFTSFRKALDIGAAPGGWTSFLLERGLEVTAVDPAKMDATLLQSPRLTFLKKNAGDVRFHDGEFDLLVCDMSWSPKLMSRLVSDLLYSLQSGGTAVVTVKLLHKKPLALIKEVIDTFERSRMQIQRSKQLFHNREEITLYMIKY
- a CDS encoding ABC transporter ATP-binding protein, whose translation is MSIIKMEQVSLKREDLQILDNVDLDIHEGEHWVILGRNGSGKTTLLEMMNGYMFPSHGRIEVLGNLYGQCDVREVRKEIGYISQTLIEKLTPRDPVWEVVATGAYAFLRFYQTIPDEVKEKALKLLDEMGFAKLANHALGTLSQGERKKVMLARSLMADPKLLIMDEPCAGLDLYEREKMLAEIDRLRKRNITVVYVTHHVEEIVPLFTHVALIRDGRVAAAGPKHDVLTEETIKLTYDIPVEIQWDDGRPWIRVRSGG
- a CDS encoding Fpg/Nei family DNA glycosylase; this translates as MPELPEMENYRVLLSEKILDLPITGVIVNRDKSINKEVQAFSQELVGNRVIFVERRAKHLIFHLANGKRLVLHLMLGGMIYWGTEAERPDRSTQVEIQFGEYTLFFIGLRLGYLHLLTSKETEEAMSDLGPEPLDRRMNVERFANLLKGRRGTLKTTLVNQHIIAGIGNCYSDEIAFAAGLRPSSKTQNIASSPELMERLYRAMQSVLREAASEGGYMEMPLMNGDTKTGSYDEQCRVYDREGEACPRCGGTIERVEITGKKAFFCPNCQNEA
- a CDS encoding thioredoxin family protein, translating into MKPITSKMLMRSVWEGVPQAVFIYTPLCGTCAAARRMLEIAEHLLPANILFEMNIHDIPELVQQFQISSVPAVMIFDGEQDVPKMVYRMSSVEHLLNEIRKAVLK
- a CDS encoding deoxyribonuclease IV → MRPKQGIGAHVSTRGGFLQAAKRAHGIGATAFQYFPKNPRSLVLKDFDQSDAKQCREWCEQHGIASIGHSPYPTNPAIGMTRGEAAFHAIVSSIRNDLEIAEACGSVGTVVHFGHMKSNNPLEGYQNLIQCLDTVLQSWTGQAKILLENQAGDHGPMGTTMEELVQIRKLSQFPEHIAFCFDTCHAFASGMWDRGNEGAMLEKGRQLGYWEWLAAVHFNDSKYASASCKDRHARIGQGYIGRQGMQELLSSSEFQQTVVVLETESGEDGTHRDDLSLMRSWL